The Pogona vitticeps strain Pit_001003342236 chromosome 6, PviZW2.1, whole genome shotgun sequence genome contains a region encoding:
- the NOP10 gene encoding H/ACA ribonucleoprotein complex subunit 3, whose product MFLQYFLDEQGNRVYTLKKADPSGQPTCSAHPARFSPDDKYSRHRITIKKRFGVLLTQQPRPVV is encoded by the exons ATGTTCCTGCAGTATTTCCTCGACGAACAAGGGAACAGGGTCTACACCCTCAAG AAGGCAGATCCCTCTGGACAACCCACTTGCTCAGCCCATCCTGCACGCTTCTCCCCGGATGACAAATATTCTCGACACAGGATCACCATCAAGAAACGCTTCGGTGTCCTGCTGACCCAGCAGCCTCGGCCTGTGGTATAA